The Verrucomicrobiota bacterium DNA segment GCTCTGGGTGGCAATTTTCGGCACCATCATCTGGTCGAGCGCCCGCGGCGCGTGGCGCGACCTCGCCCGGGTTACGGTCCTGCTCGCAAGCGTCACCTTCATCGTGAGCTTTGGGCTGACGCTGTGGATCGGCCGCGGTGACAAAGACCTTCAAGGGGCAATCATTTTACCCGGATCCGTTGACCTCAAAATCGGCCCGGCACATAGCGCACGCATTGCCGAGACGGTTGGCGAGGGCCAGCAAGTCGCAATCTTAAAAGAGCGCGGCGAATGGATGCAATGCCGTTCGCAAGCCGGCGTCGTCGGTTGGATTCAAAATTCCGCGGCGGAGAGGATCATCCCGTGATCCGGCTAAGCATCGCGCTGCTCATCTGGGCCGGACTGGTGGCAGGGGCAGCGGAGGGGGCGGAAGGTAAGCCGGAATGGTTCCAGGATCTGACCTCCCGCCGCCCTCCCGGGAACTTCACGCCTCCGCCTGCCATGCGCATGGTCTACCGCTTCGGGTGGAGCGGGTTCCCGGCTGCCCGGGCGGAGGTTCAATTCCAGGCCGGACACGGCGTCTATGAGTCTGATGCCACGGGCGGCACCTATGGTTTTCCCCGAACGCTCTTCCGGCTGGACGTGACCTTTCGAAGCACCACCGATCGCGCCACCTTGCACCCGCTGCACCTTTTCCAGGAAGAACGCTACCGGGCGGAAACGGTCCGGACCAACATCGATTATAAACCGGATCGCCTGGTTGCGCTGCGCGAGGTTACCCCGGAAAAAAATCCGTCAAAGCCCAACACCTTCGACCTCACGCCGGCATTTGACATTCAGAGCGCCGTTCTCTGGCTTCGAAGCACGCCGTTGCAGACGGGCCAGAAAGAGACGTTCATCGTCTGGCCCTCAAACGCCCCTTACCTGGCGACCGTCACGGTGCTCGGCCGTGAACGGATCCGGGCAGCCGGAGAGGAGCGGCCCGCCATCAAGCTCGACCTCCAGCTCAAACGGATCGACAAGAACCTCCAGCTCAAGGAGCATAAAAAGTTCAAGAGCGGTCGCGCCTGGCTGTCCGATGATGAGCTGCGAGTTCCGCTGCGCGTGGAAGCGGATATTTTTGTCGGATACGTCTACGCAGAACTCGAATCGTTCCAACGTGAATAGGAAAGAAATGTTCGGAGTTCGGAGCTCGGAGTTCGGCGTTCGGAGGCAGCAATCATCCGCAGAACACGCAGACGAACGTAGAAAAGGGAAAACATCCACAGATTACACGGATTGACCCAGCTTAAGGTCACACGGGGGGCACAGCGTAAGAGTTCACACGGCGAACACGGCGAACACGGCGAACCACGGCGGAAAGAAGAGTTACAGGCTTGACATCCGCGACTCTTCCCCAAGCTCGTGCCCGACACCCGACACCCGACACCCGACACCC contains these protein-coding regions:
- a CDS encoding DUF3108 domain-containing protein, producing the protein MIRLSIALLIWAGLVAGAAEGAEGKPEWFQDLTSRRPPGNFTPPPAMRMVYRFGWSGFPAARAEVQFQAGHGVYESDATGGTYGFPRTLFRLDVTFRSTTDRATLHPLHLFQEERYRAETVRTNIDYKPDRLVALREVTPEKNPSKPNTFDLTPAFDIQSAVLWLRSTPLQTGQKETFIVWPSNAPYLATVTVLGRERIRAAGEERPAIKLDLQLKRIDKNLQLKEHKKFKSGRAWLSDDELRVPLRVEADIFVGYVYAELESFQRE